The following coding sequences lie in one Gouania willdenowi chromosome 5, fGouWil2.1, whole genome shotgun sequence genomic window:
- the LOC114463188 gene encoding uncharacterized protein LOC114463188 isoform X2 yields MASNDEPMDTYDGSEADTQPSIEGKSSSLGKDWIRLKLSMSWSEDVPVPKKKTIIEKRLQTWFNGKDKNTDCSVVEPPNEDIVVIMVTPPPGLAELQELLGTTLKNKSGKKQAEVTILSISLESEGATALLTDPKQPEKPKQPEKPKQSEQPEQSEQPEQSESCSIVSDLIYWCVQHMYQEELNQILKKNDVEMTSEIHVFFKAKKENGNPSKAQEEYCNLVQKCFTECGGNSKNVPLKYVDSDQWNNALTIIKEKEKKLFFTVAAAGIHVFGPQESQSVFSQCSLTSTQTVNTTSSLGDPSINEEASPTFKMTIKDHLLKDGLTLDEGSWKQMSSSSANQVEIIKSKFNVDFKVSVSDLGTVTVRARFNRAGGNASMESHAIRALLRLHQKTATSLLNTSPHALTDSNNDCKLSQASGGTVLDEESADSMHNNDVPSAGSEDNCSICMSTFTDKIMLVCKHEFCKDCLEQSKESMGPICPLCRNVFGLVEGNQPDGTMDYAKSPHSLPGYPNCGRITITYCIPNGRQTEKHPNPGQFFTGLNRVAFLPDNKEGNKVLHLLERAFAQKLIFTVGTSRTTGYDNQVTWNDIHHKTSIHGGKERYLDEEMLLYNF; encoded by the exons GGGAAATCTTCATCATTGGGCAAAGATTGGATTCGACTCAAGCTCTCGATGAGTTGGTCGGAGGATGTGCCCGttccaaaaaagaagacaattaTTGAAAAACGTCTTCAGACTTGGTTCAACGGAAAGGATAAAAACACAGACTGCTCTGTTGTGGAACCGCCAAATGAAGACATCGTTGTGATAATGGTTACACCTCCTCCAG GCTTGGCTGAGCTTCAGGAATTGCTTGGAACAACTTTGAAGAATAAAAGTGGGAAAAAGCAGGCTGAGGTCACCATCTTGTCTATTAGTCTGGAGTCAGAGGGAGCGACTGCCTTACTGACAGACCCTAAGCAGCCTGAGAAGCCTAAGCAGCCTGAGAAGCCTAAGCAGTCTGAGCAGCCAGAGCAGTCTGAGCAGCCAGAGCAGTCTGAGTCATGCTCCATTGTGAGTGATCTTATCTACTGGTGCGTACAGCACATGTACCAGGAAGAGCTTAATCAGATATTGAAAAAGAATGATGTCGAGATGACATCAGAGATCCATGTGTTCTTTAAAGCAAAAAAGGAGAATGGAAACCCAAGCAAAGCCCAGGAGGAATACTGTAACCTTGTTCAAAAGTGTTTTACTGAATGTGGAGGCAACAGCAAAAATGTTCCTCTCAAATACGTGGATTCGGATCAGTGGAACAATGCTTTGACGATCATcaaggaaaaagagaaaaagctgttttttacAGTTGCTGCTGCAGGTATCCATGTATTTGGGCCACAAGAAAGTCAAAGTGTGTTTAGTCAATGCTCATTAACCTCAACACAGACAGTAAATACAACCTCCTCCCTTGGAGATCCCTCCATAAACGAAGAAGCTTCACCAACGTTTAAAATGACCATCAAAGATCACCTTCTTAAGGATGGACTCACCTTAGATGAGGGCAGCTGGAAACAGATGAGCTCTTCCTCTGCTAACCAAGTGGAAATCATCAAGTCAAAGTTTAATGTAGACTTCAAAGTCTCGGTCTCTGATcttggcacagtcactgttagaGCTCGCTTCAACAGAGCTGGAGGGAATGCATCTATGGAGAGCCACGCCATCAGAGCTCTGCTTCGCCTACATCAGAAGACTGCAACATCTCTTCTAAACACCAGCCCACACGCACTAACCGACTCAAACAACGACTGTAAGCTAAGCCAAGCCTCCGGTGGTACCGTGTTGGATGAAGAGTCAGCAGACAGCATGCACAACAATGATGTACCATCAGCGGGGAGTGAAGATAACTGTTCCATATGCATGAGCACATTCACAGATAAGATAATGCTCGTGTGCAAACACGAGTTTTGTAAGGATTGTCTGGAGCAATCTAAAGAATCGATGGGACCCATTTGTCCCTTGTGCAGAAATGTTTTTGGGCTGGTGGAGGGAAACCAGCCAGACGGAACCATGGACTACGCAAAGTCTCCCCATAGCCTTCCTGGATACCCAAACTGTGGAAGAATAACAATCACCTATTGTATTCCAAATGGAAGGCAGACG GAAAAACATCCAAACCCTGGGCAGTTTTTCACAGGTTTAAACAGGGTCGCATTCCTTCCAGACAACAAAGAGGGCAACAAAGTCCTTCATCTGCTGGAGAGAGCATTTGCACAGAAGCTGATTTTTACCGTCGGTACATCCAGGACAACTGGGTACGACAACCAGGTGACCTGGAATGATATTCACCACAAGACATCCATTCATGGAGGAAAAGAACGGTATCTTGATGAAGAAATGCTTCTCTATAATTTCT GA
- the LOC114463188 gene encoding uncharacterized protein LOC114463188 isoform X1: MASNDEPMDTYDGSEADTQPSIEGKSSSLGKDWIRLKLSMSWSEDVPVPKKKTIIEKRLQTWFNGKDKNTDCSVVEPPNEDIVVIMVTPPPGLAELQELLGTTLKNKSGKKQAEVTILSISLESEGATALLTDPKQPEKPKQPEKPKQSEQPEQSEQPEQSESCSIVSDLIYWCVQHMYQEELNQILKKNDVEMTSEIHVFFKAKKENGNPSKAQEEYCNLVQKCFTECGGNSKNVPLKYVDSDQWNNALTIIKEKEKKLFFTVAAAGIHVFGPQESQSVFSQCSLTSTQTVNTTSSLGDPSINEEASPTFKMTIKDHLLKDGLTLDEGSWKQMSSSSANQVEIIKSKFNVDFKVSVSDLGTVTVRARFNRAGGNASMESHAIRALLRLHQKTATSLLNTSPHALTDSNNDCKLSQASGGTVLDEESADSMHNNDVPSAGSEDNCSICMSTFTDKIMLVCKHEFCKDCLEQSKESMGPICPLCRNVFGLVEGNQPDGTMDYAKSPHSLPGYPNCGRITITYCIPNGRQTEKHPNPGQFFTGLNRVAFLPDNKEGNKVLHLLERAFAQKLIFTVGTSRTTGYDNQVTWNDIHHKTSIHGGKERYGYPDPDYLTRVKEELKAKGIM, encoded by the exons GGGAAATCTTCATCATTGGGCAAAGATTGGATTCGACTCAAGCTCTCGATGAGTTGGTCGGAGGATGTGCCCGttccaaaaaagaagacaattaTTGAAAAACGTCTTCAGACTTGGTTCAACGGAAAGGATAAAAACACAGACTGCTCTGTTGTGGAACCGCCAAATGAAGACATCGTTGTGATAATGGTTACACCTCCTCCAG GCTTGGCTGAGCTTCAGGAATTGCTTGGAACAACTTTGAAGAATAAAAGTGGGAAAAAGCAGGCTGAGGTCACCATCTTGTCTATTAGTCTGGAGTCAGAGGGAGCGACTGCCTTACTGACAGACCCTAAGCAGCCTGAGAAGCCTAAGCAGCCTGAGAAGCCTAAGCAGTCTGAGCAGCCAGAGCAGTCTGAGCAGCCAGAGCAGTCTGAGTCATGCTCCATTGTGAGTGATCTTATCTACTGGTGCGTACAGCACATGTACCAGGAAGAGCTTAATCAGATATTGAAAAAGAATGATGTCGAGATGACATCAGAGATCCATGTGTTCTTTAAAGCAAAAAAGGAGAATGGAAACCCAAGCAAAGCCCAGGAGGAATACTGTAACCTTGTTCAAAAGTGTTTTACTGAATGTGGAGGCAACAGCAAAAATGTTCCTCTCAAATACGTGGATTCGGATCAGTGGAACAATGCTTTGACGATCATcaaggaaaaagagaaaaagctgttttttacAGTTGCTGCTGCAGGTATCCATGTATTTGGGCCACAAGAAAGTCAAAGTGTGTTTAGTCAATGCTCATTAACCTCAACACAGACAGTAAATACAACCTCCTCCCTTGGAGATCCCTCCATAAACGAAGAAGCTTCACCAACGTTTAAAATGACCATCAAAGATCACCTTCTTAAGGATGGACTCACCTTAGATGAGGGCAGCTGGAAACAGATGAGCTCTTCCTCTGCTAACCAAGTGGAAATCATCAAGTCAAAGTTTAATGTAGACTTCAAAGTCTCGGTCTCTGATcttggcacagtcactgttagaGCTCGCTTCAACAGAGCTGGAGGGAATGCATCTATGGAGAGCCACGCCATCAGAGCTCTGCTTCGCCTACATCAGAAGACTGCAACATCTCTTCTAAACACCAGCCCACACGCACTAACCGACTCAAACAACGACTGTAAGCTAAGCCAAGCCTCCGGTGGTACCGTGTTGGATGAAGAGTCAGCAGACAGCATGCACAACAATGATGTACCATCAGCGGGGAGTGAAGATAACTGTTCCATATGCATGAGCACATTCACAGATAAGATAATGCTCGTGTGCAAACACGAGTTTTGTAAGGATTGTCTGGAGCAATCTAAAGAATCGATGGGACCCATTTGTCCCTTGTGCAGAAATGTTTTTGGGCTGGTGGAGGGAAACCAGCCAGACGGAACCATGGACTACGCAAAGTCTCCCCATAGCCTTCCTGGATACCCAAACTGTGGAAGAATAACAATCACCTATTGTATTCCAAATGGAAGGCAGACG GAAAAACATCCAAACCCTGGGCAGTTTTTCACAGGTTTAAACAGGGTCGCATTCCTTCCAGACAACAAAGAGGGCAACAAAGTCCTTCATCTGCTGGAGAGAGCATTTGCACAGAAGCTGATTTTTACCGTCGGTACATCCAGGACAACTGGGTACGACAACCAGGTGACCTGGAATGATATTCACCACAAGACATCCATTCATGGAGGAAAAGAACG ATATGGATATCCTGATCCAGATTACCTGACCCGTGTCAAAGAGGAGCTGAAGGCCAAAGGCATCATGTGA